In Daucus carota subsp. sativus chromosome 4, DH1 v3.0, whole genome shotgun sequence, one DNA window encodes the following:
- the LOC108219300 gene encoding uncharacterized protein LOC108219300 — protein sequence MKSLYLKKPLFISTRTISINHIQLSHFSATPSPFHNTPSYSSRRHEDESRLVRVSVWWDFENCTLPKGNYAYRLAQCITSAVRANGIKGPISITAFGDVMQLSRSTQEVLSATGINITHVPNGGKNSADRSLLVDLMYWVSQNPPPAHLFLISGDRDFANILHRLRLSNYNILLSSPNTAPGVLCSAASIMWQWHALVKGEDLNGKHFNQPPDGPYGSWYGHYRLPLEDPFSVTEQSACSQLGDSSESGSEDTFRPVPEEVVKQLQHILKSHPDGMKITDLRQELNSSDVTLARDFYGYQKFSRFLLSMPHILEIKDLGSGLFSVKRVTSKYHDSADKNPSTNSTHVTTNEDRNQTISEKSSDPEEKSSVPSSLKVHVQEPLRNSKNLPEPTNQLEEPLKNVPDPLEKANSAKVQTDPLEKSELLIHVEIPSEKVPDNPLNVETVNNREFTNSYPCSSQEQDPAPEVGLLTRIWRKWINGKDGSSKENNIEKLDAFATSTDSNMKTEEIKSNIVESSGACNDPVGVAENLSSRDEMITDRSVTRSCEADDRSNRHPGFLSQIINWSKLWRSKELSDPVKISIDEKNLIRGDTMEKNPIFAAESFWNEMVTFINTPKGSDVVERSMTRVEMSHSLQKQGPPVLRNLIESDLLHLVDLLISDKKWVGECPSEKFPFKLIQPTDKGSSCQGLSSMFLDTQSEPGLPSLQKQTQKGYQNLPPAGDSLPTMHNNPNKSRSDVAADCRKLVEFIITEYPQGFSISRLRKLFLEKYGYSLEAHKFGYNNLVSLVQKMPWVKIEGGKIMPAAPSDIDLKSCGVESTDPSVPKADVGDAKSNFGADIFGTSKTSDQLDSSWEELGPVTYTTPKRQKMKSSSKKKRKEAVGQVKYDYELVPDDYLSSDEENLSSRGMDGRKHFRKNGEDSSLLQILDRYHNKEDDTRSKDCTRAVLDKSDAVDSFKKDSISSLSSSTLENKDHVGSCEHNLRPSKSYSFVSDEVVDDKDKLIDGILGSLKKSGGRSTESGI from the exons ATGAAATCACTATACCTCAAAAAACCCCTCTTCATTTCTACACGAACAATCTCGATAAACCACATCCAACTCTCCCATTTCTCAGCCACCCCCTCTCCCTTTCACAACACCCCTTCCTACTCTTCCCGCCGCCACGAAGACGAGAGCCGTCTCGTCCGTGTTTCCGTCTGGTGGGATTTCGAGAACTGCACACTTCCTAAAGGAAATTACGCCTACAGACTAGCTCAGTGTATCACTTCTGCTGTTAGGGCTAATGGAATTAAGGGTCCTATTTCGATCACCGCTTTCGGGGATGTGATGCAGCTTTCGAGGTCCACGCAGGAGGTTTTGTCCGCCACGGGGATTAATATCACTCATGTTCCTAATG GTGGAAAGAACAGTGCTGATAGATCTCTACTTGTAGACCTTATGTATTGGGTTTCACAAAATCCTCCACCGGCACATCTTTTCTTAATATCGGGTGATAGAGATTTTGCGAACATATTACACCGGTTAAGATTAAGCAACTACAACATACTGCTTTCAAGTCCAAATACTGCACCTGGGGTTCTATGCAGTGCTGCAAGTATTATGTGGCAATGGCATGCTTTGGTTAAAGGGGAGGACCTTAATGGCAAGCATTTCAACCAGCCACCAGATGGCCCCTATGGTTCTTGGTACGGTCACTATAGGTTGCCTCTTGAGGACCCCTTTTCAGTTACTGAGCAATCTGCATGTTCACAGCTTGGGGACTCATCTGAATCAGGCTCGGAAGATACATTTCGTCCAGTGCCAGAGGAAGTAGTGAAGCAGCTACAACATATATTGAAGTCGCATCCTGATGGAATGAAAATTACAGATCTCCGACAGGAATTAAACAGTTCTGATGTGACATTAGCTAGAGACTTTTATGGATACCAGAAGTTCTCACGCTTTCTGTTATCAATGCCACACATTTTGGAGATTAAAGATTTGGGTAGTGGTCTGTTCTCTGTAAAGAGAGTTACCTCCAAATATCATGATTCTGCTGACAAAAATCCAAGCACAAATTCCACCCATGTTACTACTAATGAAGACCGAAACCAAACTATATCTGAAAAAAGTTCAGATCCAGAAGAGAAATCATCTGTGCCTTCTTCTCTGAAAGTACATGTGCAAGAGCCTCTCAGGAATTCTAAGAATTTGCCAGAGCCAACCAATCAGTTAGAAGAACCCTTGAAGAATGTGCCAGATCCCTTGGAGAAGGCAAACAGCGCTAAAGTTCAAACAGACCCTCTGGAGAAGTCTGAATTACTGATTCATGTAGAAATTCCGTCAGAGAAAGTGCCTGACAACCCTTTGAATGTCGAGACAGTTAACAACCGTGAATTTACCAACAGCTATCCATGTTCATCACAGGAACAGGATCCTGCACCTGAAGTTGGTCttttaacaaggatttggagaAAATGGATAAATGGTAAAGATGGTAGTTCTAAGGAGAATAATATCGAAAAATTAGATGCCTTTGCTACTTCTACTGACAGCAATATGAAGACAGAAGAGATAAAGAGTAATATTGTAGAGTCATCTGGTGCATGTAATGATCCAGTAGGCGTAGCTGAAAATTTGTCATCCAGAGATGAAATGATTACCGACAGAAGTGTTACTAGGAGCTGTGAAGCTGATGATAGGTCTAACAGGCACCCTGGTTTTTTAAGCCAGATCATTAATTGGTCTAAATTATGGCGTAGCAAGGAGCTTAGCGATCCAGTTAAAATAAGCATTGATGAAAAAAACTTGATTAGGGGTGATACAATGGAAAAAAATCCCATATTTGCAGCGGAGTCCTTTTGGAATGAGATGGTTACATTCATTAATACACCTAAAGGATCAGATGTGGTTGAGAGGTCAATGACTAG AGTTGAGATGTCACATAGTTTGCAAAAACAAGGGCCACCTGTCCTGAGAAATCTCATTGAAAGTGATCTTCTTCATCTGGTGGACCTGTTAATCTCGGACAAGAAGTGGGTGGGAGAATGCCCCTCTGAAAAGTTCCCTTTTAAACTTATTCAGCCAACTGACAAGGGTTCTTCTTGTCAGGGTTTAAGCTCCATGTTTCTGGATACACAATCAGAGCCTGGCCTACCAAGCCTGCAAAAACAGACACAGAAAGGGTACCAGAACCTGCCACCTGCTGGGGATTCTTTACCAACAATGCACAACAACCCCAACAAGTCCAGAAGTGATGTTGCGGCTGACTGCAGAAAGCTTGTGGAGTTCATCATCACTGAATATCCACAAGGATTCAGTATAAGCAGACTTAGAAAATTGTTCTTGGAGAAGTATGGCTATTCGCTGGAAGCACACAAATTTGGTTACAACAATTTGGTAAGCTTAGTACAGAAGATGCCTTGGGTAAAAATAGAGGGTGGTAAGATAATGCCAGCAGCTCCTTCGGACATAGATTTGAAAAGTTGCGGTGTGGAATCCACAGATCCTTCTGTTCCAAAAGCTGATGTCGGTGatgctaaaagtaattttggtGCAGATATTTTTGGCACTTCAAAAACAAGCGATCAACTTGATTCCTCATGGGAGGAACTTGGGCCAGTTACATATACAACTCCCAAGAGACAGAAGATGAAGAGTTCAagcaaaaagaaaaggaaagaagCTGTTGGACAGGTTAAATATGACTACGAGTTAGTACCAGATGATTACTTATCTAGCGACGAAGAGAATTTGTCTTCAAGAGGAATGGATGGGCGCAAACATTTCAGGAAAAACGGAGAAGATAGCTCATTGCTACAAATCCTTGACCGGTACCACAATAAGGAGGATGACACTAGAAGCAAGGACTGTACAAGGGCAGTACTAGATAAATCTGATGCGGTGGACAGTTTTAAAAAAGATTCAATATCATCTTTATCTTCAAGCACTTTAGAGAATAAAGATCATGTAGGAAGCTGTGAACACAATTTGAGGCCCTCTAAGAGCTATTCATTTGTATCAGATGAAGTTGTGGATGACAAGGACAAGTTGATTGATGGTATACTAGGTAGCTTGAAGAAGTCTGGGGGAAGGTCGACGGAGTCAGGAATCTAG
- the LOC108217349 gene encoding citrate-binding protein has product MKFASLLVPICLCLAWLSFQLTVAVDPTVGFTSLPLDQSNFDIQRPYNVPVNKRYSFINGVHRMWVYKSDKPHSPDSHTHPRTEIRIKGYDFSSGVWQFEAYGYVPKVTSGASIMQIFGGSPSATTLMLRIYKGALAYYRNPVLVRNIYSRWFRLNVIYDVDANKVQVYIDGHLKFETTGRGGTSHFFKCGVYAQDRDSHYMESRWKNIKVLRKD; this is encoded by the exons ATGAAATTTGCCTCACTACTTGTTCCCATTTGCTTGTGCCTCGCTTGGCTCTCCTTCCAGCTGACAGTGGCTGTTGATCCGACTGTCGGCTTCACCTCTCTGCCTCTTGATCAATCCAACTTCGATATTCAGAGGCCTTACAATGTACCTGTCAATAAACGATACAGCTTCATTAACGGAGTTCACAGAATGTGGGTGTACAAATCCGATAAACCTCATTCACCTGATAGCCATACTCATCCACGTACTGAAATCCGCATCAAG GGTTATGATTTCTCTTCTGGTGTTTGGCAATTCGAAGCATACGGATACGTCCCGAAAGTAACATCAGGCGCAAGCATTATGCAGATCTTTGGCGGGAGCCCTAGCGCAACTACTCTGATGCTTAGAATATACAAAGGCGCACTTGCATATTACCGCAACCCTGTCCTTGTCCGCAACATTTACAGCAGATGGTTCCGACTAAACGTGATCTACGACGTCGATGCTAACAAAGTGCAGGTTTACATTGACGGGCACCTCAAATTTGAAACAACTGGCAGAGGAGGAACATCTCATTTCTTCAAATGTGGAGTGTATGCTCAGGACCGCGATTCTCATTATATGGAGTCCCGTTGGAAGAACATTAAAGTTCTCAGGAAAGACTAA
- the LOC135152081 gene encoding short-chain dehydrogenase virD-like yields the protein MSASNKVVLVTGCAKGGIGYEYCKAFAAQKCTVFASDIATRFSDMSELEQDQIETLVLDVSSDESVASAIKTVMSKCGRIDILINNAGVGSTGPLAELSIDAIRRAYEINTLGQLRMVQHVVPYMAKQQSGRIVNIGSVVGRVPTPWAGSYCSSKAAIHAMSSSLRVELKPFSIDVILVLPGSIRSNLGNNNTAKLAEYEWKLYSDFKEDIAERARASQGAKATDAAVFARHVVKKVLSSKPPKEIVFGHMTGLFAVLSWSPLWVRDLFFATRFNLKKKVTLKSNL from the coding sequence ATGAGCGCGAGCAATAAGGTCGTGTTGGTCACTGGCTGTGCCAAAGGTGGCATTGGTTATGAATACTGCAAAGCATTTGCCGCTCAAAAATGTACTGTTTTTGCTTCTGATATCGCCACAAGGTTTTCCGACATGTCTGAGCTAGAACAAGATCAAATCGAGACCCTTGTGCTCGACGTATCATCTGATGAAAGCGTTGCATCAGCTATCAAAACTGTCATGTCAAAATGCGGCAGAATTGATATCTTGATCAACAATGCTGGTGTAGGAAGCACTGGTCCTCTGGCAGAGCTCTCTATCGACGCCATTCGGAGGGCTTATGAAATCAACACGCTCGGGCAGCTTCGAATGGTTCAACACGTAGTGCCTTACATGGCAAAGCAACAAAGTGGTAGGATTGTTAACATAGGAAGTGTTGTGGGGAGAGTTCCAACTCCTTGGGCGGGTTCTTATTGTTCTAGCAAGGCCGCGATTCATGCTATGTCAAGCAGCTTGAGAGTTGAGTTGAAGCCATTTAGtattgatgtgattttggttcTCCCTGGGTCTATTAGGTCCAATCTTGGGAATAACAACACGGCTAAACTGGCCGAGTATGAGTGGAAACTCTACTCGGATTTCAAGGAGGATATCGCTGAGAGAGCCAGGGCTTCGCAAGGTGCTAAGGCCACGGATGCTGCAGTGTTTGCGAGGCATGTAGTGAAGAAAGTTCTGAGTTCTAAACCGCCGAAGGAGATTGTTTTCGGGCACATGACTGGTCTGTTTGCGGTGCTTTCATGGTCTCCTCTTTGGGTCCGAGATCTTTTCTTCGCCACTAGGTTCAATCTCAAAAAGAAGGTAACTCTGAAAAGCAACTTATAA